A single region of the Desulfovibrio sp. genome encodes:
- a CDS encoding nucleotidyltransferase domain-containing protein has product MPTTLIQQVARTLAPHPEIQLAFVFGSAARDTLRPDSDVDVAVLAASQLSPEARLELMAELSLAVKREVDLVDLSTAWGLILRQVLTTGTLALKRSDTAHAMLLKRMLFDQADMEPLRQRIIEKSLERGF; this is encoded by the coding sequence ATGCCAACCACTCTCATCCAACAAGTAGCAAGAACGCTTGCGCCCCATCCAGAAATCCAGTTGGCGTTCGTGTTTGGCTCCGCAGCCCGTGACACTCTGCGGCCCGACAGCGATGTGGACGTGGCTGTACTTGCGGCATCTCAACTCTCGCCCGAGGCGCGGCTTGAACTCATGGCAGAGCTTAGCCTTGCCGTGAAGCGCGAAGTTGACCTTGTTGACCTGTCCACGGCCTGGGGGCTGATTTTACGTCAGGTGCTGACCACAGGCACACTGGCCCTCAAGCGGTCAGACACTGCACATGCCATGCTGCTCAAGCGCATGCTTTTTGATCAGGCGGACATGGAGCCGCTACGCCAAAGAATCATTGAAAAAAGTCTGGAACGGGGGTTCTGA
- a CDS encoding DUF86 domain-containing protein → MDTDVIKAKLVSLQRCMERIRQKTPANAQQLAEDFDLQDILILNLQRAVQISIDIATSILADSPAVPSTMAEAFLLLHRQGVLSEAVARKLATSVGLRNIAVHEYTSLDWNVVYAVAHTHIEDFAEFGREISAWVKSRA, encoded by the coding sequence ATGGATACGGATGTCATCAAGGCAAAGCTTGTTTCACTCCAGCGCTGCATGGAGCGCATCCGCCAGAAAACCCCGGCAAATGCGCAGCAACTCGCAGAGGACTTTGACCTCCAGGACATTCTCATTCTGAACCTGCAACGCGCAGTGCAGATCAGCATTGATATTGCCACCAGCATCCTTGCCGACTCCCCAGCGGTGCCTTCAACGATGGCGGAGGCCTTTTTGCTGCTGCACCGGCAGGGGGTACTCTCCGAAGCTGTAGCGCGCAAACTCGCCACGAGCGTTGGCCTGCGCAATATCGCCGTGCATGAATACACCAGTCTGGACTGGAATGTGGTCTACGCCGTGGCGCATACGCACATTGAAGACTTTGCGGAATTTGGCCGCGAGATCAGCGCCTGGGTGAAATCGCGGGCATAA
- a CDS encoding L-serine ammonia-lyase, with product MYCNRRRFLQSMAVTGAGLCLPSLTWAGFDPLWKPGGVCANPIDVTVFEMFKIGPGPSSSHTIAPMSAGNDFIHLCAQLPQEQLAQADAVKVHLYGSLSATGKGHGTDRAVAAGLLGQKPDECKAEFLDNLFVKPDDTRTVVLGPARIPLKDSDVIFEQGTIEAPFSNVLIIELLGKGKQLASREYYSVGGGFLQWKGWKAPDKGKPVHAFDSMNGLLEIVKNTGKSIPLIMLENEMAITGQSEQNIRQGAQRIIHVMDSCAATGLGLEGKLKGPFGLERRAKLMLEQAASSPEPADAFAARLSAYGQAGSEENAMGHPIVTAPTAGSAGVMPAVVHMLIKERGKTEADLVDGLLVASMVGTLIKRHASVAGADVGCQGEIGSASSMAAAMLSQVMGETPDVVENAAEFALEHHLGMTCDPVGGYVQIPCISRNAMSSVKSWNAWMMARTGQGTKHPVGLDLCIRTMNQTGRDMKDDYRETARGGLALFYTQGC from the coding sequence ATGTACTGTAATCGTCGGCGTTTCCTGCAATCAATGGCTGTGACGGGCGCGGGCCTGTGCTTGCCCTCACTCACGTGGGCAGGTTTTGACCCCCTGTGGAAACCGGGTGGCGTGTGCGCCAATCCCATTGATGTGACCGTGTTCGAGATGTTCAAGATTGGCCCTGGCCCCTCCAGTTCGCACACCATCGCGCCCATGTCGGCAGGTAATGACTTTATCCATCTGTGCGCCCAGTTGCCGCAGGAGCAGCTTGCTCAGGCGGACGCCGTCAAGGTGCATCTGTACGGCAGCCTCTCGGCCACGGGCAAGGGGCACGGCACTGACCGCGCCGTGGCGGCGGGTCTGCTCGGGCAAAAGCCCGATGAATGCAAGGCCGAATTTCTGGACAACCTTTTTGTAAAACCGGACGACACTCGCACGGTAGTGCTTGGCCCGGCCCGGATTCCGCTCAAGGATTCGGACGTGATCTTTGAGCAGGGCACCATCGAGGCCCCGTTCAGCAACGTGCTGATCATTGAGTTGTTGGGCAAGGGCAAGCAGCTTGCTTCGCGTGAATACTATTCCGTGGGCGGCGGATTTTTGCAGTGGAAGGGCTGGAAGGCCCCGGACAAAGGCAAGCCCGTGCATGCCTTTGATTCCATGAATGGTTTGCTTGAAATCGTGAAGAACACGGGCAAGAGCATCCCGCTCATTATGCTGGAAAACGAAATGGCCATCACCGGGCAGTCGGAACAGAACATCCGGCAGGGCGCGCAGCGCATCATCCACGTGATGGACAGTTGCGCCGCCACGGGCCTTGGGCTGGAAGGCAAACTCAAGGGGCCGTTTGGTCTGGAGCGCCGGGCCAAGCTCATGCTGGAGCAGGCCGCCAGCTCGCCAGAGCCAGCGGATGCCTTTGCGGCGCGGCTGTCGGCCTACGGGCAGGCCGGGTCGGAAGAAAACGCCATGGGCCACCCCATTGTGACAGCGCCTACGGCAGGTTCGGCCGGGGTCATGCCTGCGGTGGTGCACATGCTCATCAAGGAGCGTGGCAAAACAGAGGCCGACCTTGTGGACGGCCTGCTGGTGGCCTCCATGGTGGGTACACTCATCAAGCGGCACGCCAGTGTGGCGGGCGCGGACGTGGGCTGTCAGGGCGAGATCGGCTCTGCCTCAAGTATGGCGGCTGCCATGCTGTCGCAGGTGATGGGCGAAACGCCCGATGTGGTTGAAAATGCGGCGGAATTTGCGCTGGAGCACCACCTGGGCATGACCTGCGACCCTGTGGGTGGCTATGTGCAGATTCCCTGTATTTCGCGCAACGCCATGAGCTCAGTGAAGTCATGGAACGCCTGGATGATGGCCCGCACCGGGCAGGGCACCAAGCACCCTGTGGGGCTTGACCTCTGCATCCGCACCATGAACCAGACAGGCCGCGACATGAAGGACGACTACCGCGAAACTGCGCGCGGCGGGCTGGCTTTGTTCTATACGCAGGGGTGCTAG
- a CDS encoding C69 family dipeptidase: MKRLIVLCCVSLALLLPQAAHACTTFIVTRGASADGSVMVSHSDDNDLNDQSIVYVPARDWPEGAQRPVYDSAVAVKENPATNTFLVPRLSDPKRAPGYNHPDTPRTVAIGFIPQVRHTFAYIDGNYAIMNEHGLMFGECTDGAHNTCTAEPGKRIFYSSELARVALERCKTAREAIELMGALIEQYGYYGTGETLPVADKNEAWVMEMAPSPAGTGGLWVAQRVPDGQFFVAANEFRIRDITPGNPDQMYGKSLFATVDKYNMRSPKDASKPLDWLTTVSDGEYNHPYYSLRRVWRALSLAAPSLKLPAWVENGATRAYPFSVKPDKLLSLNDIKRMHRDHYEGTEFDLTKGTAAGPFGNPNRIIGPKDPSGDVSPTTKLEGAWERPMGMYYVGYTTIAQYRPDVPEPLALVCWVALAPAAESVFVPLAVGPMPAGYEQGDTRRFANDSAWWAYSLVSDYANIRYDVISQEIQTRAASMEAAFAARVAALQKELAPKAASSPAQAQAAFAKALRAQAEGALRDWREFFPQLVARHCQGFLNSPDKMAQNIGYPDAWLPRTNYSTGPVSYKKPRQ; encoded by the coding sequence ATGAAGCGGCTGATCGTCTTATGCTGTGTTTCTCTGGCCCTGCTGCTGCCTCAGGCAGCCCATGCCTGCACCACCTTTATTGTCACCAGGGGGGCCAGCGCAGACGGCTCCGTGATGGTAAGCCATTCTGACGACAACGATCTCAACGACCAGTCCATTGTATACGTTCCCGCCCGCGACTGGCCGGAAGGCGCGCAGCGCCCGGTATATGATTCCGCCGTGGCGGTGAAGGAAAATCCCGCCACCAATACTTTTCTTGTTCCTCGCCTTTCCGACCCCAAGCGCGCGCCGGGCTATAACCACCCGGATACGCCGCGCACGGTTGCCATCGGTTTTATCCCTCAGGTGCGGCACACCTTTGCCTATATTGACGGCAACTACGCCATCATGAACGAGCATGGCCTCATGTTTGGCGAGTGCACAGATGGGGCGCACAATACCTGCACGGCAGAGCCGGGCAAGCGCATTTTCTATTCATCCGAGCTGGCGCGCGTGGCGCTGGAACGCTGCAAAACCGCCCGCGAGGCCATTGAGCTGATGGGCGCGCTCATTGAGCAGTATGGCTACTACGGAACGGGCGAAACCCTGCCCGTGGCCGACAAAAACGAAGCCTGGGTTATGGAAATGGCCCCTTCCCCGGCGGGAACCGGCGGCCTGTGGGTGGCCCAGCGCGTGCCTGACGGTCAGTTTTTTGTGGCGGCCAACGAATTTCGCATCCGCGACATCACGCCCGGCAACCCCGACCAGATGTACGGCAAAAGCCTGTTTGCCACGGTGGACAAGTACAACATGCGCAGCCCCAAGGACGCGTCCAAGCCTCTGGACTGGCTGACCACTGTGAGCGATGGCGAATATAACCACCCCTACTATTCGCTGCGGCGCGTGTGGCGGGCGCTCTCTCTGGCGGCTCCTTCGCTGAAGCTGCCCGCATGGGTGGAAAACGGCGCAACTCGCGCCTATCCCTTTTCCGTCAAGCCGGACAAGCTGCTGAGCCTGAACGACATCAAGCGCATGCACCGCGACCACTACGAGGGAACGGAATTCGACCTCACCAAGGGCACTGCGGCGGGGCCGTTTGGTAATCCCAACCGCATTATCGGCCCCAAGGATCCCAGCGGCGACGTGAGCCCGACCACCAAGCTTGAAGGCGCGTGGGAACGGCCCATGGGCATGTACTATGTGGGCTACACGACCATTGCGCAGTATCGGCCCGATGTGCCGGAACCGCTCGCGCTGGTGTGCTGGGTTGCGCTCGCTCCGGCGGCGGAATCTGTCTTTGTGCCGCTGGCGGTCGGCCCCATGCCCGCAGGCTACGAACAGGGCGACACCCGCCGCTTTGCCAATGATTCCGCATGGTGGGCCTATTCCCTGGTGAGCGATTACGCCAACATCCGTTACGACGTGATTTCTCAGGAGATTCAGACCAGAGCTGCCAGCATGGAAGCCGCCTTTGCCGCCCGCGTAGCCGCGCTGCAAAAGGAACTGGCCCCCAAGGCGGCATCATCCCCGGCGCAGGCGCAGGCTGCCTTTGCCAAGGCACTGCGGGCGCAGGCAGAGGGCGCGTTGCGCGACTGGCGAGAATTTTTCCCCCAACTGGTGGCGCGGCACTGTCAGGGTTTTCTCAACAGCCCGGACAAAATGGCCCAGAACATCGGCTACCCTGATGCATGGCTGCCCCGCACCAACTATTCCACCGGCCCGGTCTCGTATAAAAAGCCCCGGCAGTAG